One region of Cucurbita pepo subsp. pepo cultivar mu-cu-16 chromosome LG03, ASM280686v2, whole genome shotgun sequence genomic DNA includes:
- the LOC111791485 gene encoding suppressor of disruption of TFIIS-like, producing the protein MVFEDRFRQAQRPKYDCLLFDLDDTLYPLSSGIAASCLQNIKDYMVEKLGIEQSKLPDLCNLLYKNYGTTMAGLRAIGYDFDYDEYHNFVHGRLPYDNIKPDPVLRSLLLSLPYKKVIFTNADKIHAVKVLKKLGLEDCFQWIICFETLNSTNKNFASVDKDEPECFGSEIFDIVGHFRQLNPGVELPKTPIICKPSEAAIARALNIAGLNPQRTLFFEDSVRNIQAGKRVGLDTVLIGTSQRVKGADYALESIHNLREGIPELWNVDIKSNKGYAGKVAVETSVTA; encoded by the exons ATGGTATTCGAGGACCGGTTCAGGCAGGCTCAGAGACCTAAATATGACTGTCTTCTATTTG ATTTAGATGACACTCTATATCCCTTGAGTTCTGGCATTGCAGCTTCATGCCTTCAGAATATCAAAG ATTACATGGTCGAAAAACTGGGCATAGAGCAGAGCAAACTCCCTGACCTTTGCAATTTACTGTACAAAAACTATGGAACGACCATGGCAGGTCTCAGG GCAATTGGCTATGATTTTGATTATGATGAGTACCACAACTTTGTTCATGGAAGGCTTCCTTATGATAACATAAAGCCTGATCCTGTTCTAAGGAGTCTTTTGTTGAGCCTTCCTTATAAGAAAGTT ATCTTTACAAATGCTGACAAGATCCATGCAGTTAAAGTTCTTAAAAAGCTTGGTTTAGAAGACTGTTTTCAATGGATTATCTGCTTTGAAACCCTGAATTCAACCAATAAGAACTTTGCTTCAGTTGATAAAGATGAACCTGAGTGTTTCGGCTCCGAAATCTTTGACATCGTTGGTCATTTTCGTCAACTCAATCCTGGGGTGGAATTACCAAAAACTCCCATCATTTGTAAACCATCAGAAGCTGCCATTGCAAGAGCTCTCAATATTGCAGGCCTCAATCCTCAGAGAACT CTGTTCTTTGAAGACAGTGTTCGAAATATACAAGCTGGGAAGCGCGTCGGGCTCGACACCGTCTTG ATTGGCACTTCACAGAGAGTTAAAGGAGCAGATTATGCCTTGGAAAGCATCCACAATCTTAGGGAAGGAATACCTGAGCTTTGGAATGTTgatatcaaatcaaacaaGGGTTATGCTGGCAAGGTTGCAGTTGAAACTTCGGTGACAGCTTAG
- the LOC111791479 gene encoding scarecrow-like protein 9 isoform X2 — MFQDTVLSHNFEEFNCFPLDPSPNNMASSSSIRTSSSNEASHEEDYLEDYDFSDAVLRFINQILMEEDMEDKTCMLQDSLDLQAAEKSFYEVLGKKYPPSPEPNRSLANQYSDSFYEELCGDSINCLNSYRNTFYYGDDNPFQTLGEDVFQIRSTLDDIISPSSHSSSNSIISGADGWVDFSNNTILVPEPNDRSQSIWQFQKGFEEASKFLPGENNLCLDFEVNEPATHGPEEETSEIYLKAGRTDQKSVLSLESRGRKNPHDEDGDLEEERCRKQAALFTESTLRSKMFDIVLLCSAGEGRERLVSFRQELQNAKIKSMLQNGQLKEFRGGRGRRKKHSGKKEVVDLRTLLISCAQAIAADDHRNASELLKKIRQHASPFGDGNQRLASCFADGLEARLAGTGSQIYKGLVNKRTSAADELKAYHLYLAACPFRKISNFTSNRTIMIAAENATKLHVIDFGILYGFQWPTLIQRLSWREGGPPKLRITGIEFPQPGFRPAERVEETGRRLAAYAESFNVPFEYNAIAKKWENISVEELNIHQDEFLVVNCLYRAKNLSDESVATESARSSVFRLIHKIKPNLFISGVVNGAYNAPFFVTRFREALFHFSAIFDMLETVVPREDWERMLLEREIFGREALNVIACEGWERVERPETYKQWQFWIMRAGFVQLPFYPEIFERAVEKVRSSYHRDFLIDEDSRWILQGWKGRIIYAISAWKPAAE, encoded by the coding sequence ATGTTTCAGGATACCGTTTTGAGTCATAACTTTGAAGAATTTAATTGCTTTCCTCTCGATCCATCGCCGAATAACATGGCCTCAAGTTCCAGTATTAGAACCTCATCTTCTAATGAGGCGAGCCATGAGGAAGATTATCTGGAAGATTACGATTTCTCTGATGCTGTTTTGAGATTCATAAATCAGATTCTGATGGAAGAAGATATGGAGGACAAGACTTGCATGCTTCAAGATTCTTTGGATCTTCAAGCTGCTGAGAAATCATTCTACGAGGTCCTTGGAAAAAAGTATCCTCCTTCTCCAGAACCGAATAGATCTCTGGCCAATCAATACAGTGATAGCTTCTATGAAGAACTTTGTGGAGATAGTATTAATTGCCTGAATAGTTATCGtaatactttttattatgGTGATGATAACCCTTTTCAAACTCTGGGTGAGGATGTATTTCAAATCAGAAGCACTTTAGATGATATCATTTCTCCATCATCTCATAGCTCCTCGAATAGTATTATTAGTGGGGCTGATGGGTGGGTGGACTTCTCGAATAATACAATTTTAGTCCCTGAGCCTAATGACAGAAGCCAATCCATTTGGCAGTTTCAAAAAGGGTTTGAAGAGGCAAGCAAATTTTTACCTGGTGAAAACAACTTGTGTCTTGATTTTGAGGTAAATGAGCCAGCAACTCATGGTCCGGAGGAGGAAACGAGCGAGATATATTTGAAGGCAGGAAGAACGGATCAGAAGAGTGTTTTGTCACTTGAATCACGTGGAAGAAAGAATCCTCATGATGAGGAtggagatttggaagaagagaGATGCCGCAAGCAAGCAGCTCTATTTACAGAGTCAACCTTGCGATCTAAGATGTTTGATATTGTGTTGCTTTGTAGTGCAGGGGAGGGGCGTGAACGGTTAGTTTCATTTCGACAGGAATTACAGAATGCTAAAATCAAAAGCATGCTGCAGAATGGGCAACTAAAAGAGTTTAGAGGTGGGAGGGGTCGTCGGAAGAAGCATAGTGGGAAAAAGGAGGTTGTGGATTTGAGAACTCTTCTAATTAGCTGTGCTCAAGCTATTGCAGCTGATGACCATAGGAATGCTAGTGAGCTTCTAAAGAAGATCAGGCAACATGCTTCTCCTTTTGGGGATGGAAATCAGAGGTTGGCTAGTTGTTTTGCTGATGGTCTGGAGGCACGCTTGGCAGGTACTGGTAGCCAGATTTACAAAGGTCTAGTTAATAAAAGAACATCTGCTGCCGATGAATTGAAAGCTTACCACTTGTACCTTGCTGCATGCCCATTTAGAAAGATCTCTAATTTTACTTCAAACAGGACTATAATGATTGCTGCAGAGAATGCAACGAAGCTTCATGTCATAGATTTTGGTATCCTTTACGGTTTCCAGTGGCCTACTTTAATCCAGAGATTGTCATGGAGAGAAGGTGGACCTCCAAAGCTTCGAATTACTGGAATAGAATTTCCCCAGCCTGGATTTCGTCCTGCGGAGAGAGTTGAGGAGACAGGTCGTCGCTTGGCGGCCTATGCAGAGAGTTTCAACGTGCCATTTGAGTATAATGCTATAgcaaaaaaatgggaaaatatTTCTGTGGAAGAACTCAATATCCATCAAGATGAGTTCCTCGTTGTGAACTGTTTGTATCGAGCAAAAAATTTGTCTGATGAAAGTGTTGCCACAGAGAGTGCCAGAAGTTCTGTTTTTAGATTGATACACAAAATTAAACCCAACTTATTCATCAGTGGCGTTGTCAATGGGGCATACAATGCACCTTTCTTCGTTACCCGATTTCGAGAGGCATTGTTTCACTTTTCTGCTATCTTTGATATGCTTGAAACTGTTGTACCTCGTGAGGATTGGGAGAGAATGCTGTTGGAGAGAGAGATCTTTGGCAGGGAGGCTTTAAATGTTATAGCATGTGAGGGATGGGAGAGAGTGGAAAGACCAGAAACATACAAGCAGTGGCAATTTTGGATCATGAGGGCTGGATTTGTGCAACTGCCATTTTATCCTGAGATTTTTGAGAGAGCAGTTGAAAAGGTGCGGTCAAGTTACCACAGAGATTTTTTGATTGATGAAGATAGTAGATGGATACTGCAGGGATGGAAAGGTCGAATTATATATGCCATCTCTGCATGGAAACCAGCTGCAGAGTAA
- the LOC111791479 gene encoding scarecrow-like protein 9 isoform X1: MDPRFTRQAGFTNEILIGNRPFAVQAQENALGRPMFQDTVLSHNFEEFNCFPLDPSPNNMASSSSIRTSSSNEASHEEDYLEDYDFSDAVLRFINQILMEEDMEDKTCMLQDSLDLQAAEKSFYEVLGKKYPPSPEPNRSLANQYSDSFYEELCGDSINCLNSYRNTFYYGDDNPFQTLGEDVFQIRSTLDDIISPSSHSSSNSIISGADGWVDFSNNTILVPEPNDRSQSIWQFQKGFEEASKFLPGENNLCLDFEVNEPATHGPEEETSEIYLKAGRTDQKSVLSLESRGRKNPHDEDGDLEEERCRKQAALFTESTLRSKMFDIVLLCSAGEGRERLVSFRQELQNAKIKSMLQNGQLKEFRGGRGRRKKHSGKKEVVDLRTLLISCAQAIAADDHRNASELLKKIRQHASPFGDGNQRLASCFADGLEARLAGTGSQIYKGLVNKRTSAADELKAYHLYLAACPFRKISNFTSNRTIMIAAENATKLHVIDFGILYGFQWPTLIQRLSWREGGPPKLRITGIEFPQPGFRPAERVEETGRRLAAYAESFNVPFEYNAIAKKWENISVEELNIHQDEFLVVNCLYRAKNLSDESVATESARSSVFRLIHKIKPNLFISGVVNGAYNAPFFVTRFREALFHFSAIFDMLETVVPREDWERMLLEREIFGREALNVIACEGWERVERPETYKQWQFWIMRAGFVQLPFYPEIFERAVEKVRSSYHRDFLIDEDSRWILQGWKGRIIYAISAWKPAAE, translated from the coding sequence ATGGATCCACGCTTTACACGACAAGCTGGTTTCACGAATGAAATTCTTATAGGTAATCGCCCCTTTGCGGTTCAAGCACAAGAGAATGCTCTTGGAAGGCCCATGTTTCAGGATACCGTTTTGAGTCATAACTTTGAAGAATTTAATTGCTTTCCTCTCGATCCATCGCCGAATAACATGGCCTCAAGTTCCAGTATTAGAACCTCATCTTCTAATGAGGCGAGCCATGAGGAAGATTATCTGGAAGATTACGATTTCTCTGATGCTGTTTTGAGATTCATAAATCAGATTCTGATGGAAGAAGATATGGAGGACAAGACTTGCATGCTTCAAGATTCTTTGGATCTTCAAGCTGCTGAGAAATCATTCTACGAGGTCCTTGGAAAAAAGTATCCTCCTTCTCCAGAACCGAATAGATCTCTGGCCAATCAATACAGTGATAGCTTCTATGAAGAACTTTGTGGAGATAGTATTAATTGCCTGAATAGTTATCGtaatactttttattatgGTGATGATAACCCTTTTCAAACTCTGGGTGAGGATGTATTTCAAATCAGAAGCACTTTAGATGATATCATTTCTCCATCATCTCATAGCTCCTCGAATAGTATTATTAGTGGGGCTGATGGGTGGGTGGACTTCTCGAATAATACAATTTTAGTCCCTGAGCCTAATGACAGAAGCCAATCCATTTGGCAGTTTCAAAAAGGGTTTGAAGAGGCAAGCAAATTTTTACCTGGTGAAAACAACTTGTGTCTTGATTTTGAGGTAAATGAGCCAGCAACTCATGGTCCGGAGGAGGAAACGAGCGAGATATATTTGAAGGCAGGAAGAACGGATCAGAAGAGTGTTTTGTCACTTGAATCACGTGGAAGAAAGAATCCTCATGATGAGGAtggagatttggaagaagagaGATGCCGCAAGCAAGCAGCTCTATTTACAGAGTCAACCTTGCGATCTAAGATGTTTGATATTGTGTTGCTTTGTAGTGCAGGGGAGGGGCGTGAACGGTTAGTTTCATTTCGACAGGAATTACAGAATGCTAAAATCAAAAGCATGCTGCAGAATGGGCAACTAAAAGAGTTTAGAGGTGGGAGGGGTCGTCGGAAGAAGCATAGTGGGAAAAAGGAGGTTGTGGATTTGAGAACTCTTCTAATTAGCTGTGCTCAAGCTATTGCAGCTGATGACCATAGGAATGCTAGTGAGCTTCTAAAGAAGATCAGGCAACATGCTTCTCCTTTTGGGGATGGAAATCAGAGGTTGGCTAGTTGTTTTGCTGATGGTCTGGAGGCACGCTTGGCAGGTACTGGTAGCCAGATTTACAAAGGTCTAGTTAATAAAAGAACATCTGCTGCCGATGAATTGAAAGCTTACCACTTGTACCTTGCTGCATGCCCATTTAGAAAGATCTCTAATTTTACTTCAAACAGGACTATAATGATTGCTGCAGAGAATGCAACGAAGCTTCATGTCATAGATTTTGGTATCCTTTACGGTTTCCAGTGGCCTACTTTAATCCAGAGATTGTCATGGAGAGAAGGTGGACCTCCAAAGCTTCGAATTACTGGAATAGAATTTCCCCAGCCTGGATTTCGTCCTGCGGAGAGAGTTGAGGAGACAGGTCGTCGCTTGGCGGCCTATGCAGAGAGTTTCAACGTGCCATTTGAGTATAATGCTATAgcaaaaaaatgggaaaatatTTCTGTGGAAGAACTCAATATCCATCAAGATGAGTTCCTCGTTGTGAACTGTTTGTATCGAGCAAAAAATTTGTCTGATGAAAGTGTTGCCACAGAGAGTGCCAGAAGTTCTGTTTTTAGATTGATACACAAAATTAAACCCAACTTATTCATCAGTGGCGTTGTCAATGGGGCATACAATGCACCTTTCTTCGTTACCCGATTTCGAGAGGCATTGTTTCACTTTTCTGCTATCTTTGATATGCTTGAAACTGTTGTACCTCGTGAGGATTGGGAGAGAATGCTGTTGGAGAGAGAGATCTTTGGCAGGGAGGCTTTAAATGTTATAGCATGTGAGGGATGGGAGAGAGTGGAAAGACCAGAAACATACAAGCAGTGGCAATTTTGGATCATGAGGGCTGGATTTGTGCAACTGCCATTTTATCCTGAGATTTTTGAGAGAGCAGTTGAAAAGGTGCGGTCAAGTTACCACAGAGATTTTTTGATTGATGAAGATAGTAGATGGATACTGCAGGGATGGAAAGGTCGAATTATATATGCCATCTCTGCATGGAAACCAGCTGCAGAGTAA
- the LOC111791483 gene encoding RHOMBOID-like protein 1 → MAEHHPSDIQIMVNSRQGTAIHPVEVDAQSLQASGSIAYREVKQFKKWISWLIPSFVIANIVMFIITMYVNNCPKNSVTCIARFLGRFSFQPLKENPLLGPSSLTLRSMGALEVNKVVHGDQLWRLVTCNWLHAGVFHLLANMLSLLVIGIRLEQEFGFIRIGLLYVISGFGGSLLSALFIQSNISVGASGALFGLLGGMLSELITNWTIYSNKVPALLTLLVIIAINLAVGILPHVDNFAHIGGFISGFLLGFVFLIRPQFGWVSRRYTSITNSSIPVEHKFKIYQCVLWIISLILLIAGFTVGLVLLRRGFDANRHCSWCHYLSCVPTSKWSCNSEPTYCLSHQVGNQLNLTCSSNGKSGTYILPNASNSEIQGLCSGLCN, encoded by the exons ATGGCGGAACATCACCCTTCGGATATTCAAATCATGGTCAATTCCCGGCAAGGTACTGCAATACATCCTGTAGAGGTGGATGCCCAGTCGTTGCAAGCGTCGGGTTCAATTGCTTACAGGGAAGTCAAGCAATTCAAGAAATGGATCTCTTGGTTAATTCCGTCATTTGTTATAGCCAATATTGTTATGTTCATTATCACCATGTATGTTAATAATTGCCCTAAGAATTCAGTCACTTGTATTGCTCGATTCTTGGGTAGATTCTCTTTCCAGCCCCTAAAAGAAAATCCTCTGCTTGGACCTTCATCTTTAAC GCTACGGAGTATGGGTGCATTAGAAGTTAATAAAGTGGTTCATGGAGACCAACTGTGGCGTCTCGTCACGTGTAATTGGTTACATGCCGgtgtttttcatttattggCGAATATGTTGAGTCTCTTAGTCATTGGGATTCGTCTTGAACAAGAATTTGGATTTA TACGGATCGGCTTGCTATATGTTATATCGGGATTTGGTGGGAGTCTGTTGTCTGCTCTGTTCATCCAGTCAAACATCTCTGTCGGGGCTTCTGGTGCCTTGTTTGGGTTGCTCGGAGGAATGCTTTCTGAACTCATCACTAACTGGACGATATATTCTAATAAG GTACCAGCTCTTCTTACTCTGTTGGTCATTATAGCGATCAACTTGGCAGTAGGAATTCTTCCTCATGTTGATAATTTTGCTCATATTGGAGGATTTATTTCTGGATTTCTTCTGGGGTTTGTATTTCTCATTCGCCCGCAGTTTGGATGGGTTAGCCGAAGATATACTTCTATAACAAATTCTTCCATCCCCGTCGAACataaattcaagatatatcaATGCGTATTATGGATCATTTCGCTAATACTTCTGATTGCCGG GTTCACCGTTGGCCTGGTTTTACTTCGTCGAGGATTTGATGCAAACCGTCATTGCTCTTGGTGCCATTATTTGTCTTGCGTTCCTACTTCGAAATGGAGCTGTAATTCAGAACCTACATACTGTTTG TCACATCAGGTAGGTAACCAGTTGAATCTGACGTGCTCGAGCAACGGCAAATCCGGGACGTATATTCTCCCAAATGCGTCAAACTCTGAGATACAAGGTTTGTGTTCTGGGCTTTGTAACTGA
- the LOC111791488 gene encoding transcription factor AS1-like produces MATSNGGFLQTDSSTPPPSLPPWLSNSSGGSSLRPPSPSVTLTLSSPTVPAYSPIPWLQQPERIPENMPLVLGNLAPHMSMASCGGSLFASELVECCRELDEGHRAWAAHKKETAWRLRRQELQLESEKASRIRVKMEEVEGKVKALREEEKVGLERIEAEYKEQLAGLRKDAEAKEQKLAEQWAAKHSSLTKFLEHMGCRT; encoded by the coding sequence ATGGCCACTTCCAATGGGGGATTTCTTCAAACGGATTCATCCACTCCGCCACCGTCTCTTCCTCCTTGGCTTTCGAACTCCAGCGGCGGTTCTTCGCTCCGACCGCCTTCCCCATCGGTTACCTTAACACTGTCGTCCCCCACAGTTCCAGCCTACTCTCCCATCCCTTGGCTGCAACAGCCAGAGAGAATCCCAGAAAACATGCCTCTTGTGTTGGGCAATTTGGCACCTCATATGTCAATGGCATCATGTGGTGGAAGCCTGTTTGCTTCGGAGCTTGTGGAATGCTGCCGAGAGCTGGATGAAGGGCACCGTGCTTGGGCAGCGCACAAGAAGGAAACGGCGTGGAGGTTAAGACGACAAGAGTTGCAATTGGAGTCGGAGAAGGCGTCCCGGATTCGTGTAAAGATGGAGGAGGTTGAAGGGAAAGTGAAGGCTcttagagaagaagagaaggttGGTTTGGAGAGGATTGAAGCAGAGTATAAGGAACAATTGGCAGGGTTGAGAAAGGATGCAGAGGCCAAAGAACAAAAGTTGGCTGAGCAATGGGCTGCTAAACACTCGAGCCTCACTAAGTTTCTTGAGCATATGGGTTGCAGGACTTGA